From Rhopalosiphum padi isolate XX-2018 chromosome 2, ASM2088224v1, whole genome shotgun sequence:
ctggatttttaacaagaataataattaataaaatttataagcaattgttccaaaataataaacacgttaaaataataacgaaggAAAAACGAAGAAAAAACGAAGAAACGGTATTTTTAGCGAACAagcacaataattaaaaaatatataaacaatgttttcAATTGGAGTAACGACAACTGTCAGTTACTCCAATTAAAGTTTCCGTAAAACGCCGTGATTGagtttaatttaccattaatgatattttgttgaatttcaacTTTCCCGAAATCTTGTGCCAAACGTAAacactgaaatattataatataaagtttaatgtatatacctaagaCCATAATCATCATGCGTGTTTTACTTCTGATATGTCGGTGTTTTTTGGAATGTGGAATGCGATATTTGGTGCAACAGTTTTggcaagtttaaaaatatcgaaaccTCCTCCAAAATGACTTTCACACATCgactttaaactataaattttattgactGCATATCCGGGGCCTCCCCACGGCGGAGACATAAACAGTACATCTGCTTTGATCGTCcgataaatcgaaaaaaagtcGCCGACCATAAACTGGATTTTGTCCTCAACACCGCATATCTTAGCATTATGCCGCGCCAACTTGATCTTCTCCGGGTCGATGTCAATCGCTATAACTAAACACaagttattaaaacatttatgttacataataataataataatagtaatacctcTTTTACACATTTTGGCTAATTGAATGACATTTCCACCTGCACCACAAAAGGGATCTACTACTACATTATTTGTGCAACGTTTTGCAATGTGGTAGCTTAAGATCTCGGGGCAAACCGAATAAAAGCtctctgaaaaataaaatatgatttaaaaaaaaatttaacacatttccTATTCACTAATTAGTGGCTTGTGAGTGCTAAAATATTAGCGACGAATAAATAGTCAAggaatatttctaaataatataaatgtatatgccCTACCCACTTGtttctatataatttcaatacaaatatattatttaaaaaaaaaattacatgaaaatatcatattatgtgcaGTCAACGtgttacatatacatataatataatttaattaccttCATCCAATATAATTCCTTGATCGAAGTTAGAAAACAGCATGTATCTCATTTCCCAATATTTTTGAGGGATTGGcttttgatgataataattcggttttttcgtataaattaaTGGTTGTGAGTTAGTGTTGTTCTGAGTAATTGTTGACTTTTGATAATGAATctaagagaaaaaaattaaaaataaattataaaattattattattaaatttaaaatatattttatacataattgttgTTGTAATAATGTTTTTCCGGGAATTTTTGATAGGGTATTGAATTTTGATTATATGGGTCGGGATTACctgttaaattctaaaatataaaaaaaaaacgttaaaaattataattaaaaatcaaaatcaaaaaaaaaataattaacaatttatttacaaaaatgttttttccataactaattttaataatattttattatgttatattttttaagtcggtaaagaattatattcaaaatataaacaacaaagcaaaatattcttaatttcttatttatctTGTTACTTAACTCAAAAAGTTCTAAGTATtataaaccttaaaaaaattattgtataatatgcattaaatttcggatatcataatattatttagaaagttgaaattattcttaaatttatccGCAAAATAGTTGtcaattaattgaattattaaattttacccgAGAGTGCAACCGAGAAAAAGaaatgtttaaaactattattaaattaaaaatatattttttatacataatagttgTAAGTTTCTGGAAATTTTTCATAGATTATCGGCTTTTGATATTTTCCGTTTTGATTAtatccattataaaataaaataaaaaataacgttaacaattattgttaaaaaacggtttaaatttaaaaataaattatacagagataataatattggtaagatatattattgtatagtagtttaagatataaataaatattgaacatcAAGTCTCATAaactactataattttataatttttaatttaatacagcgaataatattataaataaatataatatgtattataatatcccTTGTAATGGGCCCCCCTGAGCAAGCTTTATACTGCACTTATAAATGTAGCATAACATATACAATAACtgcataactataaatattaaatttgttctaAACTGTTAATTTtccattcaaataaaaattgctaaaatgtaaaaagttatTGAAATGTAACACCTAATCTTAAGACTAAcaatataactatgtaaaaagaccaggggcgtatttagaaatgtcttaaTGGGAGGGGGGcacaaacaaaaagttcaaatttgcgtACATGGGACATAGAATTGTAAAAtttctcatataataaaaattagtataaaatacggTGAATGGGGGAGGCACGGGCCCCATGTGCCCCTCCCTTAAATACGCCCCTGAAAAAGACTAAATGATTATAG
This genomic window contains:
- the LOC132918898 gene encoding trimethylguanosine synthase-like produces the protein MCKRVIAIDIDPEKIKLARHNAKICGVEDKIQFMVGDFFSIYRTIKADVLFMSPPWGGPGYAVNKIYSLKSMCESHFGGGFDIFKLAKTVAPNIAFHIPKNTDISECLRLAQDFGKVEIQQNIINGKLNSITAFYGNFNWSN